From the genome of Thermoflexus hugenholtzii, one region includes:
- the hisG gene encoding ATP phosphoribosyltransferase yields the protein MQAHGLWQPGARRPGEIRIALPSKGRLEEPTLAFLAACGLAVEKTNPRQYVARIPALPGVTVLFQRAGDIPLSVRDGGVDFGITGYDVVMERLDHDPSVLILHDALHYGHCDLVLAVPESWPVETVEELAALAQSRAREGHPLRIATRFPRLVGRFLQERGIPAFQLVVSEGTLEVAPSIGYADLIADLTTTGTTLHDNRLKPLRDGIILHAQACLIANREALRSRPEVLAVARQLVEFFEAHLRAEGHYMLFANMRGESAEAIARRLFAQTDLGGLQGPTISRVYVREEDPGWFAIHIIVRKDRLNEAIRQLRAIGGSGVVVAPVTYIFEEEPPRWQRVLDQLREAEKASPF from the coding sequence TTGCAGGCGCATGGCCTGTGGCAACCGGGCGCGCGGCGCCCCGGGGAGATTCGGATCGCGCTGCCCAGCAAGGGGCGACTGGAGGAGCCCACGCTGGCCTTCCTGGCCGCATGCGGCCTGGCGGTGGAGAAGACCAACCCCCGCCAGTATGTCGCCCGCATCCCCGCCCTGCCCGGCGTCACTGTCCTCTTCCAGCGGGCCGGCGATATCCCCCTGAGCGTCCGGGACGGCGGGGTCGACTTCGGCATCACCGGCTACGATGTGGTGATGGAGCGCCTGGATCACGACCCCAGCGTTCTCATCCTCCACGACGCTCTCCACTACGGCCACTGTGATCTGGTCCTGGCTGTGCCCGAATCCTGGCCCGTGGAGACGGTGGAGGAGCTGGCTGCCCTCGCCCAATCCCGGGCCCGGGAGGGCCATCCTCTACGCATCGCCACCCGCTTCCCCCGCCTGGTGGGCCGCTTCCTGCAGGAGCGGGGGATCCCCGCCTTCCAGCTGGTGGTCTCCGAGGGCACCCTGGAGGTTGCCCCCAGCATCGGCTATGCCGACCTGATCGCCGACCTCACCACCACCGGGACCACGCTCCACGACAACCGCTTGAAGCCCCTGCGGGACGGCATCATCCTCCACGCTCAGGCCTGCCTGATCGCCAACCGCGAGGCCCTGCGTTCCCGGCCGGAGGTCCTGGCCGTGGCGCGGCAGCTGGTGGAGTTCTTCGAGGCCCACCTGCGGGCGGAAGGCCACTACATGCTCTTCGCCAACATGCGCGGGGAGTCCGCTGAGGCCATCGCCCGCCGCCTGTTCGCCCAGACGGATCTGGGTGGCCTCCAGGGCCCCACGATCTCCCGCGTCTACGTGCGCGAGGAGGACCCCGGCTGGTTCGCCATCCACATCATCGTGCGCAAGGATCGCCTGAACGAGGCCATCCGGCAGCTGCGGGCCATCGGCGGAAGCGGCGTGGTGGTGGCCCCGGTGACCTACATCTTCGAGGAAGAACCTCCCCGCTGGCAGCGGGTGCTGGACCAGCTGCGCGAGGCCGAGAAGGCCTCTCCCTTTTAA
- a CDS encoding Crp/Fnr family transcriptional regulator has product MGSLIEILQKAPLFAGLDVDAYHEIGHWTEVLSFPAERYIFHQGDEADAVWIVAEGRVRMLRQASPGKEVILEILGPGEVFGGATLLLSRNPATAQAATPVTVLRIPRAAYLELLERYPRVAVRLLQMLGQRLERAMAIRTLVLERVENRIAYVLLTLAERAGQPEAEGFRITIPLSREDIARMAGTTLETAIRILSRWTRAGWIRTERGGYIWIRDLDTLRELAHSEGEAHGDR; this is encoded by the coding sequence ATGGGTTCCCTGATCGAGATCCTGCAGAAAGCCCCTCTGTTCGCGGGCCTGGACGTAGACGCCTATCACGAGATCGGCCACTGGACGGAGGTGCTCTCCTTTCCGGCGGAACGTTATATTTTCCATCAGGGCGATGAGGCCGACGCAGTTTGGATCGTGGCCGAGGGACGGGTCCGGATGTTGCGTCAGGCCTCCCCGGGCAAGGAGGTGATCCTGGAGATCCTGGGGCCGGGGGAGGTGTTCGGCGGGGCAACCCTCCTGCTCAGCCGTAACCCTGCCACTGCTCAGGCCGCCACCCCCGTCACCGTCTTGCGGATCCCTCGGGCCGCCTATCTGGAGCTCCTGGAGCGCTACCCCCGTGTGGCGGTCCGGTTGCTCCAGATGCTGGGTCAGCGTCTGGAGCGGGCCATGGCCATTCGGACGCTGGTCCTGGAGCGGGTGGAGAACCGCATCGCCTATGTGCTGCTGACCCTGGCGGAGCGCGCCGGCCAGCCCGAAGCCGAGGGCTTTCGGATCACGATCCCCCTCTCCCGGGAAGATATCGCCCGTATGGCGGGCACCACCCTGGAGACGGCCATCCGGATCCTGAGCCGCTGGACCCGGGCCGGATGGATCCGCACGGAGCGGGGAGGATACATCTGGATCCGGGATCTGGATACGCTGCGGGAGCTGGCGCACAGCGAGGGGGAAGCGCACGGCGATCGCTGA
- the hisB gene encoding imidazoleglycerol-phosphate dehydratase HisB, which translates to MAPREARRQRRTAETEVTIFLRLDGRGEARVETGIGFLDHMLHLFAFHGLFDLEVQARGDLHIDPHHTVEDVAIVLGQALDEALGDRKGIVRMGHAYVPMDEALAFVAVDLSGRPYAVLDLPFGGPMVGALPTSLISHFLESLAVHARMNLHARLLSGRDDHHRAEALFKALGRALEMAVRLDPRRGDVPSTKGTLSL; encoded by the coding sequence ATGGCGCCCCGTGAGGCTCGACGCCAGCGACGCACCGCGGAAACCGAGGTGACGATCTTTCTCCGACTGGACGGGCGGGGAGAAGCCCGGGTGGAGACCGGCATCGGCTTCCTGGACCACATGCTGCACCTGTTCGCCTTCCACGGGCTCTTCGACCTGGAGGTCCAAGCCCGGGGGGATCTGCACATCGATCCTCATCACACGGTGGAGGATGTGGCCATCGTGCTGGGACAGGCTCTGGATGAGGCGTTAGGGGATCGAAAAGGGATCGTGCGGATGGGGCATGCGTATGTGCCGATGGACGAGGCGCTGGCTTTCGTGGCGGTGGATCTCTCGGGTCGGCCTTACGCTGTGCTGGATCTCCCCTTCGGCGGACCGATGGTGGGGGCCCTGCCCACCTCCCTGATCTCCCACTTCCTGGAAAGCCTGGCGGTCCACGCCCGCATGAACCTGCACGCCCGCCTGCTCTCCGGGCGGGACGATCACCATCGGGCGGAGGCCCTCTTCAAAGCCCTGGGCCGCGCCCTGGAGATGGCCGTGCGGCTGGACCCCCGGCGAGGGGACGTCCCCTCCACGAAGGGAACGCTCAGTTTGTGA
- the hisC gene encoding histidinol-phosphate transaminase, whose protein sequence is MERWIRPDLRDLLTYSMAVSPEELAAAYGIRPDRLIRLHANENPYGPSPRAREALRNGEWHCYPDPQGRALRQALAGYTGFGPEWIALGNGADDVIDLLARLLVGPGRAALIAEPTFEMYALSVRWHGGRVHIVQRDEAFRLPRETLLEAIRQLQPAAVFLASPNNPDGQLLPEETLQAALEEGVMVIVDEAYFEFSGRTFAGWLPRYPNLAIVRTFSKWAGLAALRVGYALMHPDLVRAYDEVRPPFNVNLAAQQAALASLEDRAYLMENVARLVAERERLYRALQAFPFLRPFPSHTNFILCRVIGWDAHRLWEALLRRGILIRRYTAPALREHIRISVGRPEHSEALLRALTEIAEEIPHGAP, encoded by the coding sequence ATGGAACGATGGATCCGACCGGATCTCCGGGACCTCTTGACCTATAGCATGGCGGTCTCCCCGGAGGAGCTGGCCGCCGCTTACGGCATCCGGCCGGACCGGCTGATCCGCCTGCACGCCAATGAGAACCCTTATGGACCCTCCCCGCGCGCTCGGGAGGCGCTGCGGAACGGGGAATGGCATTGCTATCCGGATCCCCAGGGACGCGCCCTGCGCCAGGCCCTGGCCGGATACACCGGCTTCGGTCCGGAGTGGATCGCCCTGGGCAACGGGGCCGACGATGTGATCGATCTCCTGGCCCGGCTGCTGGTCGGGCCCGGTCGAGCGGCCCTCATCGCCGAGCCCACGTTCGAGATGTATGCCCTCTCCGTCCGCTGGCACGGGGGCCGCGTCCACATCGTCCAGCGGGATGAGGCGTTCCGCCTTCCCCGCGAGACGCTCCTCGAGGCGATCCGGCAACTACAACCCGCCGCTGTCTTCCTGGCCTCCCCCAACAACCCGGACGGCCAGCTCCTCCCGGAGGAGACCCTTCAGGCGGCCCTCGAGGAAGGCGTGATGGTCATCGTGGACGAAGCCTACTTCGAGTTCTCCGGCCGCACCTTCGCCGGCTGGCTCCCCCGATATCCGAACCTGGCCATCGTGCGGACCTTCAGCAAGTGGGCGGGACTGGCGGCCCTTCGCGTGGGCTACGCTCTGATGCACCCGGACCTGGTCCGGGCCTACGACGAGGTGCGCCCGCCCTTCAACGTCAACCTGGCGGCGCAGCAGGCCGCTCTGGCTTCTTTGGAGGATCGAGCGTATCTGATGGAGAACGTGGCCCGCCTGGTGGCTGAGCGGGAGCGGCTTTACCGGGCCCTGCAGGCCTTCCCCTTCCTCCGGCCGTTCCCCAGCCACACCAATTTCATCCTGTGCCGGGTGATCGGGTGGGACGCCCATCGCCTGTGGGAGGCGCTGCTGCGGCGCGGGATCCTGATCCGTCGCTACACCGCGCCGGCGCTCCGGGAGCATATCCGCATCTCGGTGGGGCGGCCGGAGCACAGCGAGGCGCTGCTCCGGGCCCTGACGGAGATCGCCGAGGAGATCCCCCATGGCGCCCCGTGA